A genomic stretch from Carassius auratus strain Wakin chromosome 37, ASM336829v1, whole genome shotgun sequence includes:
- the mki67 gene encoding proliferation marker protein Ki-67 isoform X4: MSPFCELYQMVKQDLAAKSPWKSEQPKTPLARPQNGYEKVSAADVKSSQKQVTTPSTKKRRSSKSNSEDTTGSAIPQSSFNSNVEENLTNDVPSIGSTTPSMTQNCVTPVSRKNITPLKTPQKFSAGEVVQQILLQPQPEEKTPKSPKGRRSGGSQDQSLVHQMPSVQPQTPRDNSKDNNTGVKMSPRTSPRANAGKRFQIQDVLPEITSTTSASKKEDDTSVNELFNGNESHNEVIVLKAKKKRVSFGGQLSPELFDKGLPPNSPLRRGATPRHSLGAFQRPQSLLRRASTIGLLALRLRETVSEAQKCSPNKASPKRSLGTKAKTPSPAKRSSGTKAKTPSPKCQKSPSASTKTPTPSSTPAAPRTPASAKRASTSAIEAAGDMSLTETPRVQGRFSVSLINTPSPVQDQGSMSEPQSAIAEDVPQKYVTPKIPLRRKSMKSSGRKTPKSAIKSALDVMRSRRSGASRANLKVLTSWADIVKFGQTKPQTEVTTKKKPTKSTIVKRAVLPKPKTPAQRLKDDVSTGHAASPVTIVVGKAHMRTNQYVGAAPKIVPNIALFKKDMKMDEDLTGVEEIFKTPANTRSKNRVPLNKDCPEISLDEVSVMKTPEESGEMLVSPLSVVSTAKSGRYNNEAVTRLLLDNQDGSLLEDEGLSELPDNSIETSCHDIIPDVETPNVQTEEEEAAPETVVKTPNQKAAPSLCLTGVKQLMKTPKQKAEPIEDLRGKLLKTPKECKPSHGESLEGIKELLKTPKYRGAPVEDMVGVKRVMQTPKVKSNPVLCASGLQRLMRTPKEKAEQHEDLTGVKELMKTPEIKGDLMENQARLKRFAKTPKQKRNQVKEDLTGVQQLKNTPKHRGEPVEDQMGMEGLMQTPKEKVEPVEDLSDLKQSMQTPKLKRESVSSQFEISELMKTPRLETMTEESTGLKELEPENSSFLTTGSSVTEPIKIQEPMESCSTFMTAEGDLKLGLDEEYDQENVCQVETMESEVLKSMDLQCTAKTVESNQSHPYIETVTPQERHPDQIEEEIVSVDASDVCSSGPDKKNQEQSEETVCVSDNTNTTVEATSTSSTAEQVELVKSPPASKIQRGTRGKAAQRSKNGNNKMAKAPAVLLLIEEENMSSPVPASPIRGKRGKKLLEVSEIAASPVRKSARGRVPKHSSVEEEAKNTEVEMQDSLPAVTKTRKGQKPKQDGADAAVATTHDANAVDPQCPDANEEQVQAPLVKTGRRKIMDKTRRQPSEELEQTTTEIVCEENAVAPEDVKLQTSLGTDTISSTRARRGRPTKKEHLKTEPTPALESKIPSTHAVVVAEKPVIPVAKSVQGRKGKKETVKDQPLGDDDVMVVSKIAAEANVDHKEEPEAPVVKCGRGRKTKQQKPQMAEEVVDQPAVDTSIHLPVTEEHTETVIKSVRGNRKTKQSKETVSVKAEENIVSPIEQAETPVVKTGRKRAVNAKETEMVADVAVKRGRRAVADPAPPVAVVSSRVRKAVMKAESEVTEDVASSEEPVKPVKHTRRTAKAPKSKEEENTMTQAGSEFVAAEKISGVGLEKVERGSRGRKLKDSTKDIPKSPISESATAEQASEIKPSKTVTCNTDLVVCKDTEKSEITTNVKEPQLKKSKRLGKLPAEMSSTESNQSTDLPPRGRRGRGVKEEIPIEETQEEAQIKVKPLRRGKAVAPSVPKSEPTDSKTSTPLKRRRIEVTDESVNKEPLPKRRGRVVEVAAEVSSKEKMPEAEPEKADPTSKKIGNKATRGQKSTAQKPDPAPAKAQESVSGTTTRKARSVKKLEEVDVPTEAAPVRRTRRK, from the exons ATGTCACCTTTTTGTGAGCTTTACCAAATGGTCAAACAGGACCTTGCTGCAAAATCACCATGGAAGTCTGAGCAACCAAAAACACCTCTTGCAAGACCTCAGAATGGTTACGAGAAAGTTTCGGCTGCAGATGTTAAAAGTAGTCAGAAACAGGTCACAACCCCATCTACAAAGAAGCGAAGATCATCAAAATCCAATTCTGAGGATACAACTGGATCAGCTATACCTCAGagttcatttaattcaaatgtgGAAGAAAACCTCACTAACGATGTGCCATCTATAGGGTCCACCACCCCCTCAATGACACAGAATTGTGTAACTCCTGTCTCCCGGAAGAATATAACACCCTTGAAGACACCTCAGAAATTCAGTGCTGGTGAGGTAGTCCAGCAAATTCTTTTACAGCCCCAGCCTGAAGAGAAGACTCCTAAATCCCCAAAAGGAAGGAGAAGTGGTGGATCACAGGATCAGAGCCTTGTTCATCAAATGCCTTCAGTCCAGCCTCAGACTCCAAGGGATAACTCAAAGGATAACAACACTGGAGTGAAGATGTCACCTAGAACATCACCAAGAGCAAATGCTGGCAAAAGGTTTCAAATCCAAGATGTTCTGCCTGAAATTACATCTACCACATCAGCATCTAAGAAGGAAG ATGACACTTCAGTAAATGAGCTATTTAATGGTAATGAATCACACAATGAGGTAATTGTACTCAAAGCAAAGAAAAAGCGAGTGTCCTTTGGTGGTCAGCTGAGTCCAGAGCTATTTGACAAAGGCTTGCCCCCAAATTCCCCCCTTCGCCGTGGGGCCACCCCACGACACAGTTTGGGTGCTTTTCAAAGACCCCAATCTCTCTTACGACGAGCATCCACCATTGGTCTTTTG GCTCTTCGACTTAGAGAAACAGTTTCAGAGGCTCAAAAATGTTCTCCAAATAAAGCTTCACCCAAAAGGTCACTGGGTACCAAGGCTAAAACTCCATCACCTGCCAAAAGGTCATCGGGAACCAAGGCTAAAACTCCATCACCAAAATGTCAAAAGTCACCATCTGCTTCAACCAAAACACCAACACCATCCTCTACTCCTGCTGCACCTAGGACACCTGCATCTGCTAAGAGAGCATCAACTTCAGCGATTGAGGCTGCTGGTGACATGTCTTTAACTGAGACACCGAGGGTGCAGGGAAGGTTTTCAGTCTCTCTTATCAATACTCCATCCCCTGTCCAGGACCAGGGGAGCATGTCTGAACCACAGTCAGCCATTGCAGAAGATGTGCCCCAGAAGTATGTAACACCAAAGATACCCTTAAGGAGGAAGAGCATGAAGTCTTCTGGAAGAAAAACTCCCAAAAGTGCAATTAAAAGTGCTCTTGATGTCATGCGTTCAAGACGTAGTGGAGCATCTCGGGCTAATCTAAAAG TGTTGACTTCTTGGGCTGATATTGTAAAATTTGGTCAGACCAAACCTCAAACAGAAGTTACAACTAAGAAAAAACCTACAAAGAGCACTATAGTGAAGAGAGCTGTACTGCCAAAACCCAAG ACACCTGCACAGAGGCTGAAAGATGATGTTAGTACTGGGCATGCAGCATCTCCAGTCACCATTGTTGTTGGCAAAGCCCATATGAGGACTAACCAGTATGTTGGTGCTGCACCTAAAATAGTGCCAAATATAGCACTATTCAAGAAGGACATGAAAATGGATGAGGACTTGACAG GTGTTGAAGAGATTTTTAAAACACCAGCCAACACCAGGTCTAAGAATAGAGTTCCTTTAAATAAAGACTGTCCAGAGATTTCTCTGGATGAGGTTTCAGTGATGAAAACACCAGAAGAATCAG GTGAAATGTTGGTGTCGCCATTAAGTGTGGTCTCCACTGCCAAAAGTGGTCGCTACAACAATGAAGCGGTAACACGACTACTTCTTGACAACCAGGATGGTAGTTTGTTGGAAGACGAAGGTCTTTCTGAACTCCCTGATAACTCTATTGAAACAAGTTGCCATGACATCATTCCAGATGTAGAGACACCTAATGTCcaaacagaggaagaggaggCTGCACCTGAAACAGTAGTCAAAACCCCAAACCAGAAAGCTGCACCATCCTTGTGTCTCACTGGAGTCAAGCAACTCATGAAAACACCAAAACAGAAGGCTGAACCAATTGAGGACTTAAGAGGAAAGCTGCTCAAGACCCCCAAGGAATGTAAACCTTCCCATGGTGAAAGTCTAGAAGGCATTAAGGAACTCCTAAAGACTCCCAAATACAGGGGAGCACCAGTAGAAGACATGGTTGGAGTGAAAAGAGTGATGCAGACTCCAAAAGTGAAGAGCAATCCTGTACTCTGCGCATCTGGTCTTCAGAGGCTTATGAGAACACCCAAAGAAAAGGCTGAGCAACATGAAGACCTTACTGGTGTGAAAGAACTGATGAAAACACCGGAAATAAAGGGAGACCTGATGGAGAATCAAGCACGGCTGAAAAGATTTGCGAAGACACCTAAACAGAAGAGAAATCAAGTCAAAGAGGACCTAACTGGTGTTCAGCAACTGAAGAACACCCCTAAACACAGAGGAGAACCAGTTGAAGATCAAATGGGTATGGAAGGGCTGATGCAGACTCCCAAAGAGAAAGTTGAACCCGTAGAAGACTTATCTGATTTGAAGCAGTCAATGCAGACTCCCAAGTTAAAAAGAGAATCTGTCAGCAGTCAGTTTGAAATCAGTGAACTTATGAAGACCCCTCGACTCGAAACAATGACAGAGGAGTCCACTGGCCTTAAAGAACTCGAACCTGAGAACAGCTCTTTCTTGACAACCGGAAGTAGTGTGACTGAGCCTATTAAG atCCAAGAACCGATGGAAAGTTGCTCTACGTTCATGACAGCTGAAGGAGACTTAAAACTGG GTTTGGATGAGGAATACGACCAAGAAAATGTCTGTCAGGTTGAAACCATGGAGAGTGAAGTTTTAAAATCTATGGATCTACAGTGCACCGCTAAAACAGTTGAATCTAATCAGAGTCATCCATATATTGAGACTGTAACTCCACAGGAAAGACACCCTGACCAGATTGAAGAGGAGATTGTTTCAGTTGATGCTTCTGATGTGTGTTCTTCTGGGCCAGATAAAAAAAACCAAGAGCAGTCTGAAGAAACTGTATGCGTATCTGATAATACCAACACAACAGTTGAAGCTACCTCAACTTcatccactgctgagcaagtggAGCTAGTCAAGTCTCCACCTGCCAGTAAAATTCAGCGTGGCACTCGAGGAAAAGCAGCACAGAGATCCAAAAATGGTAACAACAAAATGGCCAAAGCACCTGCTGTATTGTTATTAATTGAAGAGGAAAATATGAGTAGTCCAGTTCCCGCTAGTCCTATCAGAGGAAAGAGAGGCAAGAAACTTCTTGAAGTATCAGAAATCGCTGCCAGTCCAGTTAGAAAATCAGCCCGTGGTAGAGTTCCCAAGCACAGCTCTGTGGAAGAAGAGGCAAAGAATACAGAGGTCGAGATGCAAGATTCCCTGCCTGCCGTTACCAAAACCAGGAAAGGGCAAAAACCTAAACAAGATGGTGCTGATGCTGCAGTTGCAACCACTCATGATGCAAATGCTGTGGACCCACAGTGTCCTGATGCAAATGAAGAGCAGGTCCAAGCCCCTCTTGTGAAAACTGGGAGGAGAAAAATTATGGATAAAACCAGAAGACAACCTTCAGAAGAACTTGAACAGACAACAACTGAAATTGTTTGTGAGGAAAATGCTGTTGCACCAGAGGATGTCAAGTTGCAGACTTCACTAGGTACTGACACCATCTCCTCAACTAGAGCTAGGAGGGGAAGGCCAACAAAAAAGGAACACTTGAAAACCGAGCCAACCCCTGCTTTGGAAAGCAAAATTCCAAGCACTCATGCTGTTGTAGTGGCTGAGAAGCCAGTGATACCTGTAGCAAAGTCAGTGCAAGGAAGGAAAGGTAAAAAAGAAACTGTCAAGGACCAGCCCTtgggtgatgatgatgtcatggTTGTTTCCAAAATTGCGGCAGAGGCAAATGTTGACCATAAAGAGGAGCCTGAAGCACCTGTGGTCAAGTGTGGCAGAGGACGAAAAACCAAACAGCAGAAACCACAAATGGCTGAAGAGGTTGTTGACCAACCTGCTGTAGATACCAGCATACATTTACCTGTGACCGAAGAACACACTGAAACAGTGATAAAATCTGTGAGAGGGAATAGGAAGACAAAGCAGTCAAAGGAGACCGTTTCAGTTAAGGCTGAGGAGAACATTGTCAGCCCAATTGAACAAGCAGAGACCCCTGTTGTCAAAACGGGTCGAAAAAGGGCTGTTAATGCAAAGGAAACTGAAATGGTGGCAGATGTTGCGGTCAAAAGAGGTCGTCGTGCTGTTGCAGACCCTGCACCGCCAGTTGCTGTGGTGTCTAGCCGTGTACGTAAAGCAGTTATGAAGGCAGAGTCTGAGGTTACTGAGGATGTAGCTTCATCAGAAGAGCCAGTAAAGCCTGTTAAACATACCAGGAGAACAGCAAAAGCACCTAAATCAAAGGAAGAAGAAAATACTATGACACAGGCAGGTTCTGAATTTGTTGCTGCTGAGAAAATATCAGGTGTCGGACTGGAGAAAGTGGAAAGAGGAAGCCGTGGAAGAAAACTGAAGGATTCGACTAAGGACATCCCTAAAAGCCCAATCAGTGAGTCTGCTACAGCTGAGCAAGCTAGTGAAATAAAACCATCAAAAACGGTTACCTGCAACACAGATTTGGTCGTCTGTAAAGACACTGAAAAGTCTGAAATTACTACCAATGTAAAAGAGCCGCAGCTGAAGAAATCCAAAAGGTTAGGCAAATTACCAGCTGAGATGTCTTCCACAGAATCAAATCAGTCAACTGATCTGCCACCCAGAGGCCGCAGAGGGAGAGGAGTGAAAGAAGAAATTCCCATTGAAGAGACTCAAGAAGAAGCTCAGATAAAAGTCAAGCCATTGAGAAGAGGAAAAGCAGTGGCTCCCTCTGTGCCCAAATCAGAGCCCACTGATAGTAAGACATCAACCCCCCTCAAAAGGAGAAGGATTGAAGTGACAGATGAGTCCGTAAATAAGGAGCCTTTGCCAAAGAGAAGAGGCAGAGTAGTCGAAGTTGCAGCAGAGGTCTCAAGCAAAGAGAAAATGCCTGAAGCTGAACCAGAAAAGGCTGATCCTACTTCCAAGAAGATTGGAAATAAAGCTACAAGAGGACAGAAAAGTACAGCACAGAAACCAGATCCAGCACCTGCTAAAGCTCAAGAGTCTGTTTCAG GAACCACCACTCGAAAAGCAAGGAGTGTGAAAAAATTAGAGGAAGTAGATGTCCCTACAGAGGCAGCTCCTGTCAGGCGCACCAGGAGGAAGTAA